A single window of Sporosarcina sp. FSL W7-1349 DNA harbors:
- a CDS encoding ABC transporter substrate-binding protein — translation MKKSPLIAAILLLVMSLLAACNTKSTDAGNAAEGNDETIDLTWYYPVNVGGEITKVIDNYTEDFNKEEIEVNGKKVTVTPVYSGNYDETMTKVQTAVKNGKAPDLAVLLSVDLFQIKDSILALDEMIAADSDAQTMMDDFFPGFMLNSQAEGKTWSVPFQRSTVLLYYNKDLFKEAGLDPEAAPTSWDEVIDYGKKLTKEGQWGIELPATVSGYWIYQALALQNGQQNLMSDDGKEVYFNSEAAKGALQYWVDLTKEHQVMPEGVLEWNTVPTDFIEGKTAMMLSTTGNLTNVKNNADFEFGVAFLPGNERFATPTGGGNFHIFKDISEERQLASFEFIKWIADPERAAEWSMNTGYIATRQSSYETPELQAYTDSFPQALTAMEQLEIAHKEISVYEQGKIIKILSDAIQAAINGADVDETLDKAQQQAESLLQPYQ, via the coding sequence ATGAAGAAATCTCCATTGATCGCAGCAATACTACTCCTAGTCATGAGTTTATTGGCTGCCTGTAATACGAAAAGTACCGATGCGGGCAATGCAGCAGAGGGGAATGACGAAACAATTGATTTGACGTGGTATTACCCAGTGAATGTCGGCGGGGAAATCACGAAGGTGATTGACAACTACACCGAAGATTTCAATAAAGAAGAAATCGAAGTAAACGGTAAAAAGGTGACGGTGACACCTGTTTACAGTGGTAACTACGATGAAACGATGACCAAAGTCCAAACGGCTGTAAAAAATGGGAAAGCTCCCGATCTGGCTGTCCTCTTGTCCGTGGACCTGTTTCAAATAAAAGATTCCATTCTCGCCTTGGATGAGATGATTGCAGCGGATTCTGATGCGCAAACAATGATGGATGATTTCTTCCCGGGTTTCATGCTGAATTCACAGGCGGAGGGCAAGACGTGGTCCGTTCCTTTCCAGCGCAGCACGGTGCTGCTTTATTATAACAAGGACCTATTTAAGGAAGCTGGCCTAGATCCGGAGGCGGCCCCAACATCTTGGGATGAAGTTATCGACTATGGGAAAAAGCTGACAAAGGAAGGGCAATGGGGAATTGAATTGCCTGCTACTGTGAGCGGATATTGGATTTACCAAGCATTGGCGCTGCAAAATGGTCAACAGAACTTGATGAGTGATGATGGAAAAGAAGTGTATTTCAATTCAGAAGCAGCTAAAGGTGCTCTGCAATACTGGGTCGATTTGACGAAAGAGCATCAAGTCATGCCGGAAGGCGTTTTGGAGTGGAATACAGTGCCGACCGATTTTATTGAAGGCAAGACCGCCATGATGCTCTCGACGACCGGAAACCTGACTAATGTGAAAAATAATGCGGACTTTGAATTCGGCGTCGCTTTTTTACCAGGAAATGAACGTTTCGCCACGCCAACAGGAGGCGGAAACTTCCATATCTTTAAAGATATTTCGGAAGAAAGACAGCTGGCTTCTTTCGAATTCATCAAATGGATTGCCGATCCGGAACGCGCTGCGGAGTGGAGTATGAACACCGGCTATATTGCCACTCGTCAATCAAGCTATGAAACGCCTGAACTACAGGCTTACACGGATTCATTTCCACAAGCGCTGACTGCAATGGAACAATTGGAGATTGCCCATAAGGAAATTTCCGTTTATGAACAAGGAAAGATCATCAAAATCTTATCGGATGCCATCCAAGCGGCTATCAATGGCGCGGATGTAGACGAAACGTTAGATAAAGCGCAACAACAAGCGGAAAGTTTATTACAACCATATCAGTAA
- a CDS encoding ABC transporter ATP-binding protein encodes MSKIQLNHVRKKYSKSEEYSVKDFHLDIEEKEFIVLVGPSGCGKSTTLRMIAGLEEITDGDLFMDGKRVNDWEPKDRDIAMVFQNYALYPHMSVFENMAFSLRIQKVPKGEVTKKVENAAQILGLTHLLKRKPNELSGGQRQRVALGRAIVRNSSIFLMDEPLSNLDAKLRGQMRTEIIKLHRQLGTTTIYVTHDQTEAMTMATRIVIMKDGVIQQIGTPSHVYRAPENMFVASFIGLPGMNFLEGEIRDQRFFIGSSDQASYHFSENQQALVKQNGNRTLLVGIRPESISIHPEETPFKGTVEVIEVNGAEMLVHTRLGNQPIVIKCPTDDAVHVGDEIHMKFSEEAVHLFDRETEKRLRMES; translated from the coding sequence ATGTCAAAAATTCAACTGAATCATGTACGTAAAAAGTATTCGAAAAGCGAAGAGTATTCCGTAAAGGATTTCCATTTGGATATTGAAGAAAAGGAATTTATTGTCCTTGTTGGTCCTTCGGGTTGCGGGAAATCGACAACTCTGAGGATGATTGCGGGACTGGAAGAAATAACGGATGGAGATTTATTCATGGATGGGAAAAGGGTGAATGATTGGGAACCGAAAGATCGGGACATCGCGATGGTTTTCCAAAACTATGCACTATACCCGCATATGTCCGTGTTTGAAAATATGGCTTTCAGCTTGAGAATTCAGAAGGTCCCTAAAGGTGAAGTGACAAAAAAGGTGGAAAATGCCGCACAAATTCTTGGCTTGACGCACTTATTGAAAAGGAAGCCGAATGAGCTCTCCGGTGGACAAAGGCAGAGGGTTGCCTTAGGCAGGGCGATCGTCCGGAATTCCAGCATTTTTTTAATGGATGAGCCTTTATCCAATTTAGATGCCAAATTGCGCGGCCAGATGAGAACGGAAATTATCAAATTACATCGTCAGCTAGGGACCACTACCATTTATGTGACGCATGATCAAACGGAAGCGATGACGATGGCAACGAGGATCGTCATTATGAAAGACGGAGTGATTCAGCAAATCGGTACCCCTTCGCATGTGTACCGAGCGCCGGAAAATATGTTCGTCGCAAGTTTCATCGGGTTACCGGGTATGAATTTCTTGGAGGGGGAAATTCGCGATCAGCGGTTTTTCATCGGTTCCAGCGATCAAGCGAGCTATCATTTTTCGGAGAATCAACAAGCTCTTGTGAAGCAAAATGGAAACAGAACATTACTTGTCGGGATCAGACCTGAAAGTATTTCGATTCATCCAGAAGAAACGCCGTTTAAGGGAACGGTGGAAGTCATTGAAGTAAATGGGGCGGAAATGCTGGTACATACACGGCTAGGGAATCAGCCGATCGTCATTAAATGCCCTACCGATGACGCGGTGCATGTGGGGGACGAAATTCATATGAAGTTTTCCGAAGAGGCCGTTCATCTGTTTGATCGGGAAACGGAAAAACGGCTCAGAATGGAATCGTAG
- a CDS encoding glycerol-3-phosphate responsive antiterminator, producing MMKNRFEENLRTSKIIAAIKHPKSIEKAIQYKENIAAVILMTGNILTVKQYVDVLQKEGLPVIVHVEKIGGLQVDDYGIDFIANVHPFAIVTTRSNIIRKAKRKGLFVIQRIFLIDTEVYDHLLENVEHFQADIIEIMPSRVPDFLEKLSKSSPIPIITGGLLTTPDHAKDALDHGAAAVTTSNTKLWKTGLSHLY from the coding sequence ATGATGAAAAATAGATTTGAAGAGAACTTGAGGACATCGAAAATCATTGCCGCGATCAAACATCCGAAGTCGATAGAAAAGGCGATTCAGTACAAAGAGAACATTGCGGCGGTCATTTTAATGACGGGGAATATTTTAACGGTCAAACAGTACGTGGATGTGCTGCAAAAAGAAGGATTGCCCGTCATTGTGCATGTCGAGAAGATCGGCGGGCTCCAGGTGGATGATTATGGCATAGATTTTATAGCAAACGTCCATCCGTTTGCGATCGTGACAACGAGATCGAATATCATCCGAAAAGCAAAGAGAAAAGGATTGTTTGTCATCCAAAGGATCTTTCTCATCGATACAGAGGTCTACGATCATCTATTGGAAAATGTTGAACATTTCCAAGCGGATATTATTGAAATCATGCCGAGCAGAGTGCCGGATTTTTTAGAGAAGCTGTCCAAATCATCGCCGATCCCAATTATTACGGGTGGGTTGCTGACGACTCCCGATCATGCAAAGGACGCTTTGGACCATGGGGCGGCTGCTGTGACAACCTCGAACACCAAGTTGTGGAAAACAGGCTTATCCCATCTTTACTAA
- a CDS encoding carbohydrate ABC transporter permease: MNRLINISTYALALLWALPLFGITYMAFEDTKAKGFSLTFRNFVEAWNSAPFAQYYLNTILIVIGVLIVQLVTMTLAAYAFARMSFVGQGIVFLLYLVQIMIPIELLIYPNSNTIAKLGLYDTKWAIMMPYFISAFGIFLLRQTFKGIPYELEEAAKMEGCNRLQTIWHVYMPLAKPTYIAFGLISVCHQWSNFLWPLIVTDSDHHRPLTVGLSMFAKASDSGAQWGVVGAATLFVIFPLLLAFFIFQKQFISSFMHSGIK, translated from the coding sequence TTGAACAGGCTCATTAATATTTCAACGTATGCATTAGCCCTTCTTTGGGCGCTTCCACTGTTTGGAATTACCTATATGGCGTTTGAAGATACAAAAGCGAAAGGGTTCTCCCTGACATTCCGTAATTTTGTCGAGGCTTGGAACTCTGCCCCTTTTGCTCAATATTATTTGAATACGATCCTCATTGTCATTGGGGTTTTAATTGTCCAGCTCGTCACGATGACACTGGCGGCATATGCTTTTGCGCGGATGAGTTTTGTTGGTCAAGGTATTGTTTTTCTTCTCTATCTTGTTCAAATTATGATTCCAATCGAATTATTAATTTATCCGAACTCGAATACGATCGCCAAATTAGGGTTGTACGATACGAAATGGGCTATTATGATGCCCTATTTCATATCAGCTTTCGGCATTTTTTTATTAAGGCAAACGTTTAAAGGGATTCCGTATGAGCTGGAAGAGGCGGCCAAAATGGAAGGGTGCAATCGGCTCCAAACGATTTGGCATGTCTATATGCCTTTGGCTAAACCGACCTATATCGCGTTCGGATTGATATCCGTCTGCCACCAATGGAGCAATTTTTTATGGCCGCTTATCGTAACGGATTCCGATCACCATCGCCCCTTGACAGTTGGGCTTTCGATGTTTGCCAAAGCTTCGGATTCAGGAGCGCAATGGGGTGTGGTCGGGGCTGCCACGTTATTTGTCATTTTCCCATTACTGCTGGCATTCTTTATTTTTCAAAAGCAATTTATTTCAAGTTTTATGCATTCAGGCATTAAGTAG
- a CDS encoding methyl-accepting chemotaxis protein — MTIGKKIYIGFGIVLAILVGFAVMSITQLSKVGDDYEQMLDFRVKQSELAETSQKEMAMQGLFIRAHLLQRDQETLDSLREHQQLLKDAVQELSTYVESAEMKEWTEDMKANIVLFDEAASKVIGLVQSGDVDGAQRIVNEDVWTANDAIQNAGNQMIAYQKNQLQQNRQATADRATAAEKTLITVTIIAFVLGLAIATVIGRHISKPLRHLKEAAASIAEGDLTAADIELKSKDEVKDLAMSFNTMKGNLRSLIEDVNDNTLQVTAAAQQLAASTEEVSRASHEVTANTEQISSGIQVSAKAAQESSVAMEETATGVQRIAESVQTLNVEAQSMEQLAATSETSVKQAKDQMDRIFLSSNETNHLIKQLSRQVSEIETITKVITDITEQTNLLALNAAIEAARAGEHGKGFAVVADEVRKLAEQSKTSANEIVNLIGEIQQDAQQVEQAVAGSMENVEKGVQVIDDAAHAFHNITVAVQSMGGQIMDISSATEEISASAEEVSASIQEIASQATVVSSQTEQNTAAVEEQMATLEEINSVSYELDQQAVKLQQMIQRFQV, encoded by the coding sequence ATGACGATTGGGAAAAAGATTTACATAGGTTTCGGCATTGTCCTAGCTATTTTGGTCGGATTTGCTGTTATGAGTATCACTCAATTGAGCAAGGTTGGCGATGATTACGAGCAAATGCTCGATTTCCGGGTGAAGCAATCAGAGTTAGCGGAGACGAGTCAAAAAGAAATGGCGATGCAAGGGTTGTTCATCCGTGCTCATTTATTGCAGCGGGACCAAGAAACTTTGGATAGTTTACGGGAGCATCAGCAGCTTTTGAAAGATGCGGTGCAAGAGTTGAGCACCTATGTCGAATCCGCCGAGATGAAGGAATGGACTGAGGATATGAAAGCCAATATCGTCTTATTTGACGAAGCGGCTTCGAAAGTGATCGGTCTTGTGCAATCCGGCGATGTCGATGGAGCGCAGCGCATCGTGAATGAAGATGTTTGGACCGCCAATGATGCTATCCAAAATGCCGGCAATCAAATGATCGCCTATCAGAAAAATCAGCTCCAACAAAACCGCCAAGCGACAGCCGATCGGGCGACAGCTGCCGAGAAGACGCTAATTACTGTGACGATTATCGCCTTTGTACTCGGACTCGCCATTGCAACGGTCATCGGGCGGCATATTTCCAAACCGCTTCGGCATCTAAAGGAGGCAGCGGCGAGCATTGCAGAGGGCGATCTGACAGCGGCAGACATTGAATTGAAATCGAAAGACGAAGTAAAAGACTTGGCCATGTCTTTCAATACGATGAAAGGAAATTTACGGAGTCTCATCGAGGATGTTAATGACAATACATTGCAAGTGACAGCAGCGGCGCAACAGTTGGCGGCGAGCACGGAAGAAGTGTCCCGCGCTTCCCATGAAGTGACCGCCAATACGGAACAGATTTCATCCGGCATCCAAGTTTCGGCGAAAGCCGCACAGGAAAGTTCCGTGGCGATGGAAGAGACGGCAACGGGCGTCCAGCGCATCGCGGAATCCGTACAGACGCTGAACGTGGAAGCACAAAGTATGGAACAGCTGGCCGCAACGAGTGAAACGTCGGTCAAACAGGCAAAAGATCAAATGGACCGCATCTTCCTGTCCTCAAACGAAACGAATCACTTGATTAAACAGTTAAGCCGCCAGGTTTCTGAAATAGAGACGATTACGAAAGTCATTACCGACATTACCGAACAGACGAATCTCCTGGCGCTCAACGCAGCGATTGAGGCGGCACGCGCGGGCGAACACGGCAAAGGATTCGCCGTCGTAGCAGACGAGGTCCGGAAATTGGCGGAGCAATCCAAAACGTCGGCCAATGAAATCGTGAATCTAATTGGTGAAATTCAACAGGATGCACAACAAGTGGAGCAAGCTGTCGCGGGTAGCATGGAAAACGTCGAAAAAGGCGTCCAAGTGATCGACGACGCGGCTCACGCCTTCCATAATATTACCGTTGCGGTTCAATCGATGGGCGGACAAATTATGGACATCTCATCCGCCACAGAGGAAATTTCAGCGAGCGCGGAGGAAGTATCTGCCTCCATCCAGGAAATTGCATCTCAGGCAACAGTCGTATCATCGCAAACCGAACAAAACACGGCTGCTGTCGAGGAACAGATGGCCACACTCGAAGAGATCAATTCCGTCAGCTACGAACTCGACCAGCAAGCGGTCAAACTGCAACAGATGATCCAGCGGTTCCAAGTGTGA
- a CDS encoding carbohydrate ABC transporter permease has product MRRSKLVKENATAWLFLLPSLIFLIMFTLYPIVKTTYMSFFREDLSTVEPIYIGLDNFKMMLEDEVFRKAFMNNLWFAIGTVPTSVFLGLLLAILVNRTMKGNGLARTFFFYPVIIPMVTAAFIWLFFYTPEYGMINQLLKVFGAGELNLLGNSSTALIAIMVMVIWKEAGFFMIFYLAALQNIPKELIEASHIDGASKWVQFRRIVFPLLMPTTLFSFIIAMTNAFKTVDQLVVMTQGGPNNASNLLLYYIYESTFRFMDYGKASTVTVIVLVIMLVIAAVQFFGTDRKIHYS; this is encoded by the coding sequence TTGAGAAGAAGCAAACTAGTGAAAGAAAATGCGACAGCTTGGCTTTTTCTCCTTCCGTCCCTCATTTTCCTCATCATGTTCACGCTGTATCCGATTGTAAAAACCACCTATATGAGTTTTTTTCGGGAGGATTTATCTACAGTGGAACCGATCTATATCGGTTTGGATAATTTTAAGATGATGCTGGAAGACGAGGTGTTCCGGAAGGCATTCATGAACAATCTCTGGTTTGCAATCGGGACGGTGCCGACAAGTGTTTTTTTAGGACTGCTGCTTGCGATTTTGGTGAATCGGACGATGAAAGGGAATGGTCTTGCTAGAACGTTTTTCTTTTATCCGGTCATCATTCCAATGGTGACGGCCGCATTTATTTGGTTATTTTTCTATACTCCGGAATACGGGATGATCAACCAATTGTTGAAAGTATTCGGTGCCGGGGAACTGAATTTGTTAGGGAATTCGAGTACAGCGCTCATCGCGATTATGGTCATGGTGATTTGGAAAGAGGCGGGGTTTTTCATGATATTTTACTTGGCTGCCTTGCAAAATATCCCGAAGGAATTAATCGAAGCGTCTCATATAGACGGGGCTTCCAAATGGGTTCAATTTCGAAGAATCGTCTTTCCGCTGCTGATGCCGACAACGTTATTTTCTTTCATTATTGCGATGACGAATGCTTTTAAAACAGTTGACCAGCTTGTAGTGATGACGCAAGGTGGCCCAAACAACGCCAGTAATCTCCTGCTCTATTACATCTACGAAAGTACATTCCGTTTTATGGATTATGGAAAGGCGTCGACCGTCACTGTAATTGTCTTAGTCATCATGCTAGTCATCGCTGCCGTACAGTTTTTTGGAACGGATCGGAAAATTCACTACAGTTAA
- a CDS encoding HAD-IIA family hydrolase codes for MNIQDFDAFCFDLDGTILLGNERLPGAQKIVDQIRGYDKKVLFITNSPTQTRDACSRRLNALGIKTEAAEVLTTPFVSALYFLEHYPDARVYIVGEEAIHEEFHQLSLTITKNPLEATHVLVGLDRSFTYEKLNLAVMAVRNGANIIVTNPDPSCPVPGGVMADTLSIAKAIEVASGQAITDIVGKPSLFFGERMLRQLNTDRERCLIIGDRLETDILLGKINRFPTCLVLTGIARKEDIETKKIYPDFIVGDLTAFWKL; via the coding sequence GTGAATATACAGGATTTTGATGCGTTTTGTTTTGATTTGGATGGAACCATCCTATTAGGGAATGAAAGATTGCCGGGAGCCCAAAAAATCGTCGATCAGATCAGGGGCTATGATAAAAAGGTATTGTTTATTACAAACTCGCCAACGCAAACAAGGGACGCTTGCTCGCGAAGGCTGAACGCATTAGGAATAAAAACGGAAGCAGCCGAAGTGCTGACTACGCCATTCGTTTCAGCGCTGTACTTTTTGGAGCATTATCCGGACGCTCGCGTATATATTGTCGGAGAGGAAGCGATTCACGAGGAGTTTCATCAGCTTTCATTGACAATCACGAAGAATCCGTTAGAAGCTACCCATGTCCTAGTTGGGTTAGACCGTTCTTTTACATATGAAAAACTCAATTTGGCGGTTATGGCGGTGCGAAATGGAGCCAACATCATCGTCACCAACCCCGATCCGAGCTGTCCGGTTCCGGGCGGGGTAATGGCGGATACGTTATCCATTGCCAAGGCGATTGAAGTGGCATCGGGACAGGCGATTACCGATATTGTCGGTAAACCTTCCCTCTTTTTCGGAGAACGGATGCTTCGGCAATTAAATACCGACAGAGAACGGTGTTTAATTATCGGAGATCGGCTGGAGACGGATATTCTATTGGGCAAGATCAACCGATTCCCGACCTGCCTCGTCTTAACCGGTATTGCAAGAAAAGAAGATATCGAGACAAAGAAAATATACCCCGATTTCATCGTAGGTGATTTGACTGCATTTTGGAAATTGTAA
- a CDS encoding sugar phosphate isomerase/epimerase family protein, with amino-acid sequence MRHSISTYTLFSEPIDEAIDRLIADGWKSIELMGEGAHHGRLLFDMDPARLTEISDRAKDKGVSFGLHLPISGFNPALADEETEAIWQQCLPVIESLDVKYVLLHPGENPSIEAGIESTARFAQKMLEDLPAKTDLVVENIPAMKNGIGVSIDQLISILHKINDHCAQMMLDTGHCYMNEREHFLAECEKAIPYLYGLHINDNHGEHDEHLQIGEGMIPFERLLLLLKEKEVEYVLETNTVERAEHSKREIMKFIQDDESGDN; translated from the coding sequence GTGCGTCATTCCATTTCAACGTATACTTTATTTTCTGAACCGATCGATGAAGCGATTGACCGGTTAATCGCCGACGGGTGGAAATCGATAGAATTAATGGGGGAAGGAGCGCATCATGGTCGACTTTTATTCGACATGGATCCAGCGCGGTTAACGGAGATTTCAGATCGCGCGAAAGACAAGGGAGTTTCGTTTGGTCTTCATTTGCCGATTAGCGGATTTAATCCAGCTTTGGCTGATGAAGAAACCGAAGCCATTTGGCAACAGTGTTTACCCGTCATTGAAAGCTTGGACGTGAAGTATGTGTTATTGCATCCGGGAGAAAATCCATCGATTGAAGCTGGCATAGAATCGACAGCGCGGTTCGCTCAAAAAATGCTGGAAGATTTGCCTGCCAAAACGGATCTTGTCGTTGAAAATATACCCGCCATGAAAAATGGAATTGGCGTTTCCATCGATCAGCTCATTTCCATCCTTCATAAAATAAATGACCATTGTGCCCAGATGATGCTGGATACGGGGCATTGTTATATGAATGAGCGTGAACATTTTTTAGCTGAATGTGAAAAAGCCATTCCGTACTTATACGGCTTACATATCAATGACAATCACGGAGAACATGACGAACATTTGCAAATTGGGGAAGGCATGATTCCGTTCGAGCGATTGTTACTGCTATTGAAAGAAAAAGAAGTGGAATATGTGTTAGAGACGAATACAGTAGAACGGGCGGAGCATTCAAAGCGTGAAATTATGAAATTCATCCAAGATGACGAGTCGGGGGATAATTGA
- a CDS encoding S1C family serine protease has product MTSNETEQQKPDEELTDEELQELALEAQREYWEQRAQNQGKPASRRPFPRWLFWLMATVLLVNTFAFVFELVSIPAVEFLKTSARLSAQEDIAAYKKSVVVIETGDSKGTGFSISSEGTIMTNYHVIEGNGQVTVSFPDDGRYVAKVTETYPAIDIALLEADGEGLPHLELAEQPDYPEGEPITFIGNPLSFSGIANEGQIIDFTQLKDWEEPVVMIRAPVYRGNSGSPVLNEDGQVVGVVFATLEHDDYGHVGLFVPIEAVKRER; this is encoded by the coding sequence ATGACTTCGAATGAAACAGAACAACAGAAACCGGATGAGGAGTTAACGGATGAGGAGCTGCAGGAGCTGGCGTTGGAAGCGCAGCGCGAGTACTGGGAGCAACGGGCGCAAAATCAGGGCAAACCTGCATCCCGGCGTCCGTTCCCCCGTTGGCTGTTTTGGCTGATGGCGACGGTGCTGCTCGTCAACACCTTCGCTTTCGTCTTTGAACTCGTCTCTATCCCGGCGGTAGAATTTCTGAAAACGTCAGCGCGATTGTCGGCGCAGGAAGATATCGCGGCCTACAAGAAATCCGTCGTCGTCATCGAAACAGGCGACAGCAAAGGGACCGGATTTTCGATTTCCAGCGAAGGGACAATCATGACCAACTACCATGTTATCGAAGGCAACGGACAAGTGACGGTATCCTTCCCAGACGACGGGCGCTATGTGGCCAAAGTGACAGAGACGTATCCCGCCATCGATATCGCGCTCTTGGAGGCGGACGGCGAGGGCCTCCCCCATTTGGAACTGGCGGAACAGCCGGACTATCCGGAAGGCGAACCGATTACATTCATCGGCAATCCACTCAGCTTCTCAGGTATTGCGAATGAAGGACAGATAATCGATTTTACCCAGCTAAAGGACTGGGAAGAGCCGGTCGTCATGATCCGGGCGCCGGTCTACCGCGGCAATAGCGGCAGTCCCGTGTTGAATGAAGACGGGCAAGTGGTCGGTGTCGTGTTTGCGACATTGGAACATGATGACTACGGCCACGTTGGGTTATTTGTGCCCATTGAAGCGGTGAAACGTGAAAGATAG